The following DNA comes from Deinococcus sp. YIM 134068.
GTGGAGACGGGCTTCTTCCTCGGCATGGCGGAGGTGGCGTTTGTGGCCGCGCCGGAGGGGGTGCGGGAGGTGGGGCGGGGGTAAGGAGGGAGCACAAGAGCATCATTGCGACTTGTGTGAAGCTTCGGGCGGGCGTTGCTCGCCATCCCCCTCCCAACCTCCCCCACGAGGGGAGAGGAGCGTTGTTTGTGAGGGTTAGGCGGTGGAGTGGGTCACACGTCCCCTCCCCTCACCCTGGGCCTCTGCTTCGCAGCTCTCCGAGTCCCCCACGAGGGCAGAGAGAGAAAAGACGCTTGAGCTTTTGCGCTCTGAAAACCGTCACTCTCAACGCCCAACCCTTGTCCGTGAACCGACGCCCCACGCCACCACCACACCTTGCTCGCGGAGCTTCCTGGGTGGGCCTTCCAGATAGGGCGCAACAAGATCAGACCTTGCCAGCTAGAGAACACGCACTCCCACGCAGCCAACGAGCACTTTGCCTAGCGCAGCGCCACTCCCCCTGCCCCCTGTGGGAGGTGGGGGCAAACGGCGTAAGATGCCCTGCCCCTCCTCCATCACCCCACCAACCGCCGAAGCTGCCCCTCCAACACCCCCGCCTCCCGCGTCGGCAAGTCGCAGGCGTGCCCGACACACACGTAGGCCGTCCCCCCACCCGAACGCCCCTCCAGCACGGGCAACCCCTCCCCACGCTCGGCGGGTGCCAGCGCCGCGAAGGGCAGAGGATACCGCGCCACAACCCGCTCCAACGGCGCTCTCTCCTCACGCGTGCCGATGAGCGCGACCTCCACATGGGGCGCTTCCAGAAAGGCGGCGGCCTGCCACAGCCCCCCGAACCCGCTGACGGCGGCGAGCATATCTCCCCGGTAGGTCAGCACCGTTCGGCGTGCCAGCCGACCAGCCTCCTCGTCCCCGAAATACCGCTCCACCCAGAGGCCGAGGAGCGCGGCGGCGGCGTTGTCACTCAGCACGGCGGAGTCGAAGCCCTGCGCCTGCCGGGTGAGGAGCGCCTCGGCCCGCCCGCCCGTAGAGCGGAAGAGGCCCGCCTCCTCGTCCCAGAAGTCACGGCGCACGACCTCCCACAGCTCCCGCGCCCAATGCAGGTGCGCGAGGTCGCCGCCCGCCTGATACAGCGCGACGAGGCCGAGGGCGTACAGGGCGTGGTCCTCCAGCAACCCCTCCACGCGGGCCACGCCATCCTTGAAGGTGTGGCGGAGGGTGCCGTCGGGCAGGCGCAGCCGCTCGCGCACGAACTCGGCGTTGCGGCGGGCAAGGTCGAGGTAACGGCCCTCCCCCAGGATGCGGCCCGCGTCGGCGAAGGCGGCGAGGGCCAGCCCGTTCCACGAGGTCAGCACTTTGGTATCCGTGCCGGGCTGGGGCCGGGCCTGCCGCGCGGCGAGGAGGCGGGTGCGGGCGGCGTCCAGCCGGGCGGTCAGCACCCCTTCCGGCTCGCCCAGATCGCGGGCCAGCGCCTCGACGGGGGTGGGCACGTGCAGCACGTTTCGCCGCCCCGCGTCCCTCCGGTGGGGGTCCTCGAAGTTGCCCGCGTCCGTCACGCCGTACACCCGCAGCACGAGGTCGGCGTCCGGCCCGTCGCCCAGAACCTCGCGGATTTCAGCGGGCGTCCAGGTGAAGGTCAGGCCCTCCACACCCTCGGTATCGGCGTCCTGAGCGGAGGAAAAGCCCCCCTCCGGCGACAGCATCTCGCGCTCCAGATACGCCAGCGTCTCGCGGGCGAGGTGGGTAAAGCCCTCATCTCCGGTGTACTGCCACGCGCGGAGCAGCGTCCGGGTGAGCTGCGCGTTGTCGTAGAGCATCTTCTCGAAGTGGGGGACGAGCCAGCGGTCGTCCACGGAATAGCGGTGGAAGCCGCCGCCGAGCTGGTCGTACAGCCCGCCGCGCCCCATCATCCGCAGGGTGTGGAGGGCCATGTCGCGCCCCTCCGGCTGGGTGAGGAGGAAGTCGAGGGTCGTCGGCGCGGGGAACTTGGGCGCGCGGCCAAAGCCGCCCCGGTCGCCGTCATAGAGGCGGCGCAGGTTCTCCACCCCCCGGCGCAGGAAGTCGGCGGGGAGGTCTTCCTCCCCCGAGGCCGGGCGCGGACGGCTCGCCTCGCGGACGTGTTCGGTCAGCGCCCGCGCGTTGCCGAGCAGCCCCTCGCGGCCCTCCTGCCAGGTGTGGGCGACGGAGGCGAGGAGACGCGGAAAGCCCGGCATCCCATAGCGGTCCACAGGCGGGAAGTACGTGCCCGCGTAGAAGGGTTCGCCGTCCGGCGTGAGGAAGACCGTCATCGGCCAGCCGCCCTGCCCGGTGAGGGCCTGTGTCGCCGCCATATACACGCCGTCCACGTCGGGCCGCTCCTCGCGGTCCACCTTGACGTTGACGAAGTGCGCGTTCATGACTGCCGCCGTCTGAGCGTCCTCGAAGCTCTCGTGGGCCATGACGTGGCACCAGTGGCAGGTCGAGTAGCCGACCGAGAGCAGCACGGGCACGTCCCGCCGCCGCGCCTCGGCGAAGGCTTCCTCCCCCCACGGCCACCAATCGACCGGATTCTCGGCGTGTTGGAGGAGATAGGGGCTGGACTCCTGGGCGAGGCGGTTCATGGGGGCAGGGTAGCGGCCCCCGGTGTGAGTGTCTGGCGCGGAGGTCTCAAGGGGACGCGGAATAGACCACACATCCGCTTCCCGCCTCCGGCACGGCAAACTGTACCTGTATGGCCCAGCTCGACGCACAGACCGAACCTGCCACCCTCCCCATCGAGCAGCCGATTCGCATTCGTGCGGGCTTTTCCCTGACGTTCGACGTGCAATATCCCACGCCCATGCTGTTCGTGGTGCAGCCCCAGGAACGCCTCGGGGCCACCGGCACCCGCCAGCGCCTCGTGGACCAGCGGATGCTGGGGGCCGCCGAGGGCATCCACACCTACACCGACACCCACGGCAACCTGATCTGGCGTGTCCTCGCCCAGCCGGGAGAGTTCGTCCTCGGCCACGACCTGCTCGCGGAGGTGACGGGCCACGCCGACCCGGTGCTGCCGAACCTCCGCAAGCATCTGGTGGAGGAACTGCCCGACGAGACGATCACCTACCTTCTGCCGAGCCGTTACGTGGACAGCGACCTGATCAGCAACGAGGCGTGGGAGCGGTTCGGGCATATCCAGGGCGGCTGGGCGCAGGTGCAGGCGGTGTCGGACTTCCTGCAAGACGAGTGCGTGTACGGCTACGGCAGCAACTCCACGACCACGGCCAAGCAGGCGTTCGACAGCAAGCGCGCGGTGTGCCGCGACTTCGCCCACATGGGCGTGGCCTTCTGCCGGGCGCTGAACATCCCCGCCCGCTACGTGTGCGGCTACCTCCCCGACATCGACTTCGACTCGGGTGGCGTGCCGATGGACTTCCACGCGTGGTTCGAGGCCTTCCTCGACGGCGAGTGGCGCACCTTCGACGCCCGGCACAACGTCCCGCGCATTGGCCGCGTGCTCATCGCGCAGGGACGCGACGCCTCGGACGTGGCCTTTACCACCGCTTTCGGCAACGCCCGCCTCACCCACATGAAGGTGTGGGCCGACGAGGCGCGTCCCGGCGAGACGCTGGACGACGAGCCGTCGCCGCGCGTGGACTGAGGGGGCGGCAGGCAGGCCGTCAGGGGTCGGGAGGTCGAGGAGTCAGCGGTCGAGGAGGGGTTGCAGGGGCAGAAAGCGGGCGTCGAGGCGGTCCTCCCACGGGAAGGCACCCGCCCTGTCAAGCCATACACACTGGAGGGCCGGGAAGGGCTGGCGGCGGTAGAGCCAGACGGCGGTGCCCAGGTAATCCCGGAAGTGTGGTGCGGCGACCTCCACGAAGGCGCAGTCGTAACCTTCCAGCACACCCGACTCCTGCCGCCCGGCGGCGTAGCGCCGCTCACCCGCCTTCACGTCGTCCCCGATGCCGTTCAAAATTTGCTGCATCAGGTCGAGGTCGAGGCCGAAGATGATGACCTCCGGGTGATCGAAGCGGGCGTACAGGCCCAGCGTGAAGGCGAAACCCGGCCCCTCCTCGTCGGCAGGCACCTTGATCACGTGCCAGCCGTGGCGGCGGATGTCGTCCAGCATCTTCCTATCGGCGGCATCTTCGGGAGCGGGAAAGCGGAAAGTCACCCTCGCAGGCCCGCCAACAGCCGCTCCACATCCTCCAACGTCGTGTAGTGCCCGATGCTCGCCCGCACCACGCCCTCCGGGTACAGGCCGAGGTCCGTGAGGGGCTGCACAGCGTAGAAGTGCCCCGCCCCCGCATCCACCCCCCGGCGCGTGAGGCGGTCGGCGGTGGCCTCCGGCGTTTCGCCATCAACCCGGAAGGCGACGGTGCCGACCCGGCCCTCCGTCGTCGGGGGACCGTACACCGTGACGCCCGGCGTCTCCAGCAAGCCTTCGAGCAGCCGCCCCG
Coding sequences within:
- a CDS encoding DUF4262 domain-containing protein — protein: MLDDIRRHGWHVIKVPADEEGPGFAFTLGLYARFDHPEVIIFGLDLDLMQQILNGIGDDVKAGERRYAAGRQESGVLEGYDCAFVEVAAPHFRDYLGTAVWLYRRQPFPALQCVWLDRAGAFPWEDRLDARFLPLQPLLDR
- a CDS encoding transglutaminase-like domain-containing protein gives rise to the protein MAQLDAQTEPATLPIEQPIRIRAGFSLTFDVQYPTPMLFVVQPQERLGATGTRQRLVDQRMLGAAEGIHTYTDTHGNLIWRVLAQPGEFVLGHDLLAEVTGHADPVLPNLRKHLVEELPDETITYLLPSRYVDSDLISNEAWERFGHIQGGWAQVQAVSDFLQDECVYGYGSNSTTTAKQAFDSKRAVCRDFAHMGVAFCRALNIPARYVCGYLPDIDFDSGGVPMDFHAWFEAFLDGEWRTFDARHNVPRIGRVLIAQGRDASDVAFTTAFGNARLTHMKVWADEARPGETLDDEPSPRVD
- a CDS encoding thioredoxin domain-containing protein — protein: MNRLAQESSPYLLQHAENPVDWWPWGEEAFAEARRRDVPVLLSVGYSTCHWCHVMAHESFEDAQTAAVMNAHFVNVKVDREERPDVDGVYMAATQALTGQGGWPMTVFLTPDGEPFYAGTYFPPVDRYGMPGFPRLLASVAHTWQEGREGLLGNARALTEHVREASRPRPASGEEDLPADFLRRGVENLRRLYDGDRGGFGRAPKFPAPTTLDFLLTQPEGRDMALHTLRMMGRGGLYDQLGGGFHRYSVDDRWLVPHFEKMLYDNAQLTRTLLRAWQYTGDEGFTHLARETLAYLEREMLSPEGGFSSAQDADTEGVEGLTFTWTPAEIREVLGDGPDADLVLRVYGVTDAGNFEDPHRRDAGRRNVLHVPTPVEALARDLGEPEGVLTARLDAARTRLLAARQARPQPGTDTKVLTSWNGLALAAFADAGRILGEGRYLDLARRNAEFVRERLRLPDGTLRHTFKDGVARVEGLLEDHALYALGLVALYQAGGDLAHLHWARELWEVVRRDFWDEEAGLFRSTGGRAEALLTRQAQGFDSAVLSDNAAAALLGLWVERYFGDEEAGRLARRTVLTYRGDMLAAVSGFGGLWQAAAFLEAPHVEVALIGTREERAPLERVVARYPLPFAALAPAERGEGLPVLEGRSGGGTAYVCVGHACDLPTREAGVLEGQLRRLVG